The following are encoded in a window of bacterium genomic DNA:
- a CDS encoding PilZ domain-containing protein: MRDVRLILMARPGPACDALRAEIEACGAACLTAANPVEMRETLFREPVNGLALDVPTLVAADRIGKGIIRHLVDLYPVVRVRWDAAAGKAFALYFGKTEGELGGLGTFVARDCAVFRARKLRSEARIAASLPALLCRGPAFDAASASKTVVVDVSLSGCFLYCVEPWEAGERATFVLPDVAGAAPIAGVVRRVVPWGDPYSMPGIGVRFDEMPQERADAIVAFAREAAANRIVVSPQDEP, from the coding sequence ATGCGGGACGTCCGCCTGATCCTGATGGCTCGGCCGGGACCGGCCTGCGACGCGCTGCGCGCGGAGATCGAGGCGTGCGGCGCGGCCTGCCTGACGGCGGCGAACCCGGTCGAGATGCGGGAGACGCTGTTCCGCGAGCCGGTCAACGGGCTGGCGCTCGACGTGCCGACCCTCGTCGCCGCCGACCGGATCGGCAAGGGGATCATCCGGCATCTCGTCGATCTCTATCCGGTCGTCCGCGTGCGGTGGGACGCCGCCGCCGGCAAGGCGTTCGCGCTCTACTTCGGCAAGACCGAAGGGGAACTCGGCGGCCTCGGCACGTTCGTCGCGCGGGACTGCGCCGTCTTCCGCGCGCGGAAACTGCGCTCGGAGGCGCGGATCGCGGCGTCGCTCCCCGCCCTCCTCTGCCGCGGGCCGGCCTTCGACGCCGCCTCGGCCTCGAAGACGGTCGTCGTGGACGTCTCCCTCTCCGGCTGCTTCCTCTACTGCGTCGAGCCGTGGGAGGCGGGAGAGCGCGCGACGTTCGTCCTGCCCGACGTCGCGGGCGCGGCGCCGATCGCGGGCGTCGTCCGCCGGGTCGTCCCCTGGGGCGACCCGTATTCGATGCCCGGAATCGGCGTGCGCTTCGACGAGATGCCGCAGGAGCGCGCGGATGCGATCGTCGCCTTCGCCCGCGAGGCCGCGGCGAACAGGATCGTCGTCTCCCCCCAGGACGAGCCGTGA